The following are encoded together in the Armatimonadota bacterium genome:
- a CDS encoding type III pantothenate kinase: MSKGVPIFAQIGNTNLTIAAWRGKWENHARLAMPDAADADAWARVLDDVSAGAPISSLATVTSRPTSACTDALERAARERGAETARLGREIPLKMRCTYKDPKQLGMDRRLAAWSAARLAGKPCIVLDAGTYLTCDAVDARGVHLPVAIAPGLPIVLHGAGETAQHLTRYLHNAGWMPNIVRGVGTRSTQDGITAGMCAFMGGTGQALIRMAREALGYVEAEIVFTGGDAPWLLAAHPGSVLALPHLCLDGLRLLYDASRND; the protein is encoded by the coding sequence ATGTCCAAAGGCGTGCCGATTTTCGCCCAGATCGGTAACACCAACCTGACAATAGCGGCATGGCGAGGCAAGTGGGAGAACCACGCGCGCCTCGCCATGCCTGATGCCGCCGATGCCGATGCATGGGCGCGAGTGCTGGATGATGTGTCAGCGGGAGCCCCAATCTCCAGCCTGGCCACGGTTACCAGCCGGCCGACATCCGCATGCACCGATGCTCTGGAGCGGGCCGCGCGTGAGCGGGGAGCTGAGACGGCGCGTCTCGGTCGCGAAATCCCGCTGAAGATGCGCTGCACGTACAAAGACCCGAAGCAGTTGGGGATGGACCGCCGCCTGGCTGCCTGGTCGGCTGCAAGGCTCGCCGGAAAGCCGTGCATCGTGCTGGACGCAGGCACGTATCTCACCTGCGACGCCGTAGATGCAAGAGGCGTGCACCTGCCCGTCGCCATCGCACCCGGGCTGCCCATCGTGCTTCACGGCGCAGGCGAAACTGCACAGCATCTCACCCGGTATCTGCACAATGCCGGCTGGATGCCGAACATCGTGCGGGGCGTCGGGACCCGATCCACGCAAGATGGCATCACCGCCGGGATGTGCGCTTTCATGGGCGGCACCGGGCAGGCGCTTATCCGCATGGCCCGAGAGGCGCTTGGATACGTTGAGGCCGAGATCGTGTTCACCGGGGGAGATGCGCCGTGGTTGCTGGCTGCACACCCCGGATCGGTCTTGGCGCTCCCGCACCTGTGTCTCGATGGCCTACGGTTGTTATATGATGCGTCCCGCAATGACTAA
- a CDS encoding RNA-binding transcriptional accessory protein, producing the protein MNEAHISRIAEELSLRANQVRATADLLSEGATVPFISRYRKEATDSLDEVAVAAIRDRLEQLAELDSRREAILKSLEERELLTDDLRDRLNAAETLAVLEDIYLPYRPKRRTRATIARERGLEPLADLIFAQGDIDIVAEALAFVDPDKEVNDVEEALAGARDIIAERVNEDEIARATMRRLFAEKATLRSRVIPGKEEEGAKYRDYFEWEENLAQAPSHRVLAMRRGEDEGILSLRVSPPEEQALAMLRSQFVTGEGAASEQVRLAVEDSYKRLLSLSMETEARMESKRRADEEAIQVFAGNLRQLLLAPPLGQKAVLALDPGFRTGCKLVCLDRQGKLLYNDTIFVTQSDRQRQVAAEMVRALCERHGVEAIAIGNGTASRETESFVRSLDLPESIACVMVDESGASIYSASEVAREEFPEHDVTVRGSVSIGRRLMDPLAELVKIDPKSIGVGQYQHDVDQAALRKALDDVVISCVNAVGVEVNTASKQLLSYVSGLGPKLAQAIVDYRNENGAFSSRRDLLKVPRLGPKAFEQCAGFLRIRDGENPLDASAVHPESYPIVERMAKDLGCDIRELMRDPEIRSRIKLDDYVTETFGMPTLQDILQELAKPGRDPRERFEAFQYADGIEQLEDLQPGMTLPGIVTNITKFGVFVDVGVHQDGLVHISQLADHFVKDPNDVVKLRQHVKVKVLEVDLERGRIALTMRANPEAPVGKPAPEKRTAQESRSAPRQGGNSFGGRKSDRREKPQKPERGPDTALGKALLDALKKGG; encoded by the coding sequence ATGAACGAAGCACATATCAGCCGAATTGCCGAGGAACTCAGCCTGCGCGCCAACCAGGTGCGCGCCACTGCCGACCTTCTCTCCGAGGGCGCAACTGTACCCTTCATCTCCCGGTATCGCAAGGAAGCCACCGACAGCCTGGACGAGGTGGCTGTGGCCGCAATTCGCGACCGTCTCGAGCAGCTCGCCGAACTCGATTCCCGGCGCGAAGCGATTCTCAAGTCCCTGGAGGAGCGCGAACTCCTCACCGACGACTTGCGCGACCGGCTCAATGCCGCCGAGACCCTCGCGGTGCTGGAAGACATCTACCTGCCATATCGGCCCAAGCGCAGAACACGGGCGACCATCGCCCGTGAGCGGGGTCTGGAACCGCTGGCCGATCTGATCTTCGCCCAGGGGGACATTGACATCGTGGCCGAAGCGCTGGCCTTCGTGGACCCCGACAAGGAGGTCAATGATGTTGAGGAAGCACTGGCCGGGGCCCGAGATATCATCGCGGAGAGAGTGAACGAGGACGAGATCGCCCGGGCCACGATGCGCAGGCTTTTCGCGGAGAAGGCTACCCTGCGCTCCCGGGTTATCCCCGGTAAGGAAGAAGAAGGAGCAAAGTATCGCGACTACTTCGAATGGGAAGAAAACCTCGCGCAGGCGCCATCACACCGTGTCCTGGCAATGCGCCGCGGCGAAGACGAGGGCATTCTTTCGCTGCGCGTCAGCCCGCCGGAGGAGCAGGCCCTGGCTATGCTGCGCTCCCAGTTCGTAACCGGAGAAGGCGCTGCCTCCGAGCAGGTGCGACTGGCAGTGGAAGACAGCTACAAGCGACTGCTGTCGCTGTCCATGGAGACCGAAGCGCGCATGGAAAGCAAGCGCCGGGCCGATGAGGAAGCGATCCAGGTGTTTGCCGGGAATCTGCGGCAGCTTCTTCTCGCGCCGCCGCTGGGACAGAAAGCGGTGCTTGCACTGGACCCTGGATTCCGCACCGGCTGCAAGCTGGTCTGCCTCGACCGCCAGGGCAAGCTCCTGTACAACGATACGATCTTTGTCACTCAGTCGGACCGCCAGAGACAGGTGGCCGCCGAGATGGTGCGGGCCCTGTGCGAGAGGCACGGTGTGGAGGCTATCGCCATCGGAAATGGCACCGCAAGCCGGGAGACCGAGAGCTTCGTGCGCAGTCTGGATCTTCCCGAGAGCATCGCCTGTGTGATGGTGGATGAGAGCGGCGCGTCGATCTATTCTGCGTCGGAAGTGGCCCGGGAGGAGTTCCCCGAACACGACGTCACCGTGCGGGGATCAGTGTCCATTGGCCGCCGGCTCATGGATCCCCTCGCCGAACTGGTCAAGATCGACCCCAAGTCTATCGGAGTGGGCCAGTATCAGCACGATGTGGACCAGGCCGCGCTGCGCAAAGCCCTGGATGACGTGGTGATTAGCTGCGTCAACGCTGTCGGGGTGGAGGTCAACACCGCCAGCAAACAACTTCTGTCCTACGTGTCCGGCCTGGGACCAAAGCTTGCCCAGGCGATCGTGGATTACCGCAATGAAAATGGGGCGTTCAGCTCCCGGCGCGACCTGCTCAAGGTTCCGCGCCTGGGCCCCAAAGCTTTCGAGCAGTGTGCCGGGTTCCTGCGCATCCGGGACGGTGAGAATCCCCTGGATGCCAGCGCAGTGCATCCGGAAAGCTACCCCATCGTGGAGCGTATGGCGAAGGACCTGGGCTGCGACATCCGGGAACTGATGCGCGATCCCGAAATCCGCAGCAGGATCAAGCTGGACGACTACGTGACTGAAACCTTTGGGATGCCAACCCTGCAGGACATCCTGCAGGAGCTTGCCAAACCAGGCCGCGACCCCCGTGAGCGTTTCGAGGCGTTCCAGTATGCCGACGGGATCGAGCAGCTGGAAGACCTGCAGCCGGGAATGACCTTGCCGGGGATCGTCACGAACATTACGAAGTTCGGGGTGTTCGTGGATGTGGGCGTGCACCAGGACGGTCTCGTGCACATCAGCCAGCTTGCAGATCACTTCGTGAAGGATCCCAACGATGTGGTGAAGCTGCGCCAGCACGTGAAAGTGAAGGTGCTGGAAGTGGACCTGGAGCGGGGCCGTATTGCCCTGACAATGCGCGCGAATCCGGAAGCTCCTGTGGGAAAGCCGGCGCCCGAGAAGCGCACAGCGCAGGAATCCAGGTCCGCTCCGCGCCAGGGCGGCAATTCCTTCGGTGGCCGCAAGTCGGATCGTCGCGAGAAGCCCCAGAAGCCCGAACGCGGCCCCGACACAGCTCTGGGCAAGGCACTTCTAGATGCACTGAAAAAAGGCGGGTAG
- the dusB gene encoding tRNA dihydrouridine synthase DusB, with amino-acid sequence MTKRTAPNQSRAWRIGSVEIGGPLVLAPLAGFTSPPMRFLCRRAGADLVFTEMVSSHGLYQGNRKTRKLLEIWQPEHPVAVQIFGGVPEIMAAGVAEVQERGADIIDINMGCPVPKVIRSEGGAALMHNHDQAVAVAKAVVKAADVPVTCKIRAGINKNDAGYLELALRLQDVGVAAISVHARTVAQAYHGEADHEHTARLVEALDIPVIASGDVYSPRTPASLIEDTGCSGVMFARGAIGRPWVFAQAARVLRDEEPGSDPPPEQRLGLALCHAQLMAQYVGEELAVHEMRAHLAWYTRGLPESKRLRERTNHVGSLRVLAELFTEYVVHLRETAGGDA; translated from the coding sequence ATGACTAAGCGAACAGCCCCCAATCAATCACGCGCCTGGCGAATCGGAAGCGTTGAGATCGGCGGCCCTCTCGTGCTGGCCCCGCTGGCCGGGTTCACCAGCCCACCCATGCGGTTTCTGTGCCGCCGTGCAGGCGCCGATCTCGTTTTCACCGAGATGGTGTCCTCTCACGGCCTGTACCAGGGCAATCGCAAGACCCGCAAGCTCCTGGAGATCTGGCAGCCCGAGCACCCCGTTGCGGTGCAGATTTTCGGCGGAGTCCCGGAGATCATGGCGGCGGGGGTTGCAGAGGTCCAGGAACGCGGTGCGGACATCATCGATATCAACATGGGCTGCCCGGTGCCCAAGGTTATCCGTTCCGAAGGCGGCGCGGCGCTCATGCACAACCACGATCAGGCGGTTGCGGTCGCGAAGGCCGTGGTGAAGGCCGCCGATGTGCCGGTGACCTGCAAGATCCGCGCGGGAATCAACAAGAACGACGCGGGCTATCTGGAGCTTGCTCTCAGGCTGCAGGACGTGGGCGTCGCCGCGATCTCGGTACACGCGCGCACGGTGGCGCAGGCTTACCACGGCGAGGCGGACCACGAACACACCGCACGCCTCGTGGAGGCCCTGGATATCCCGGTAATCGCAAGCGGAGACGTCTACTCCCCGCGGACTCCTGCTTCTCTAATCGAGGACACGGGATGCTCGGGAGTGATGTTCGCGCGAGGAGCGATTGGTCGCCCGTGGGTTTTCGCTCAGGCTGCGCGGGTGTTGAGGGACGAGGAGCCCGGCAGTGACCCCCCGCCTGAACAGCGCCTGGGCCTGGCACTGTGCCACGCGCAGTTGATGGCCCAGTACGTGGGTGAAGAGCTTGCGGTGCACGAGATGCGGGCGCATCTCGCGTGGTACACCCGTGGCCTGCCTGAGAGCAAGCGCCTGCGGGAACGGACCAACCACGTGGGGTCGCTCCGGGTGCTGGCGGAATTGTTCACGGAGTACGTCGTCCACTTGCGCGAAACCGCAGGAGGTGATGCGTAG
- the phoU gene encoding phosphate signaling complex protein PhoU — translation MVTSGNGLPIRSEYREKLARLREMVLEMATFVDGMLSRGMEALQENNPELAEEVRLSDDVSDALNYGIEELAINLLALQQPMARDLREITAAIRIATDLERIGDYSKDIAKVARKLRGEPLYWPLEDIPEMARLVADMLRKAINAFVDRDVESARSLADDDEAVDIIFKRVTEQLMEHMRQDPRYVFQATQLLFVARYLERIGDHTVNVGERVVYMETGRLTPEG, via the coding sequence ATGGTTACTAGCGGCAATGGTCTGCCGATCCGGTCGGAGTACCGGGAGAAGCTGGCGCGCTTGCGTGAGATGGTGCTGGAGATGGCGACCTTCGTGGATGGCATGCTTTCTCGCGGGATGGAGGCGTTACAGGAGAATAATCCTGAACTCGCCGAAGAGGTTCGCCTCAGCGATGATGTTTCTGATGCCCTGAACTACGGCATTGAGGAACTGGCCATCAACCTGCTCGCTCTTCAGCAGCCCATGGCCCGGGACTTGCGCGAGATCACCGCTGCAATCCGCATCGCCACGGACCTGGAACGAATCGGCGACTACTCAAAGGATATTGCCAAGGTCGCGCGCAAGTTGCGCGGGGAGCCGCTTTACTGGCCTCTCGAGGACATCCCCGAAATGGCCCGCCTCGTGGCCGACATGCTCCGCAAAGCCATCAACGCCTTCGTGGATCGAGACGTTGAATCGGCACGATCCCTCGCGGATGATGATGAAGCCGTGGACATCATCTTCAAGCGGGTGACCGAACAGCTCATGGAACACATGCGCCAGGACCCGCGCTATGTCTTTCAGGCGACCCAGTTGCTCTTCGTGGCCCGCTATCTCGAGCGCATCGGCGACCACACGGTCAACGTGGGCGAACGTGTCGTCTACATGGAGACCGGACGGTTGACGCCTGAAGGTTAG
- a CDS encoding prepilin-type N-terminal cleavage/methylation domain-containing protein, producing MGRRGFTLAELLLAMAIISVLAAILFPVFAASRQKALEVTCASNLRQAALAISCYADDYDGAYPAGTPRATDPRRPIYQATLPGTLSPYLGARSWGACPSLDQPRFYAENECLMPRPVNSWTRGARRVSTVGQVVDPSCVALLFDPMTRARRTTTPAPPATTTGIRPDQTSMLVLGSTITGCGLVTVAEEVVPVIWTEETSIVQGVELTSTGGCPCTGPLTAERVFSGTLYPRPHAGGFNVAYADGHVERVSGFPEDLVFYGG from the coding sequence ATGGGCCGCAGAGGCTTCACCCTGGCTGAGTTACTGTTGGCCATGGCAATCATTAGCGTACTGGCCGCAATCCTGTTCCCCGTGTTCGCAGCATCGCGTCAGAAGGCGTTGGAGGTGACTTGCGCATCGAACCTCAGGCAGGCAGCGCTGGCCATCTCCTGCTATGCGGACGACTACGACGGTGCCTATCCCGCCGGTACTCCCCGTGCCACCGACCCGCGTCGTCCGATATATCAGGCCACGCTGCCAGGGACGCTCAGCCCGTACCTGGGCGCCCGCAGCTGGGGAGCCTGCCCGTCTTTGGACCAGCCGCGCTTCTACGCAGAGAACGAGTGCCTTATGCCGCGGCCCGTGAATTCGTGGACTCGCGGCGCGCGCCGCGTATCCACGGTCGGCCAGGTCGTCGATCCCTCATGCGTGGCCTTGCTGTTCGACCCGATGACCCGCGCGAGACGCACAACCACACCTGCCCCGCCTGCCACCACCACCGGTATCCGGCCGGACCAGACGTCCATGCTGGTATTAGGCTCGACGATCACGGGCTGTGGTCTGGTGACTGTCGCCGAAGAGGTGGTACCGGTTATCTGGACTGAGGAGACCAGCATCGTCCAGGGGGTTGAATTGACCTCCACAGGCGGCTGTCCATGCACCGGCCCCCTGACCGCCGAGAGAGTGTTCAGCGGCACTCTGTACCCGCGGCCACACGCCGGTGGGTTCAATGTGGCCTACGCCGATGGCCACGTAGAGCGGGTCAGTGGGTTCCCCGAGGATCTTGTGTTCTACGGTGGCTAG
- a CDS encoding Gfo/Idh/MocA family oxidoreductase — MSLKVAIAGLKGHQGTITSGIPLIEGAALVAVSDDNPESLASVPSWPCANANTRTYTDWREMLENEEIDILGEAGVDSERHQILIAAASKGIHCLCEKPLVNALPDLADVRRAVEENGTHLSMLLTMRFEPAYRLVRQVIADGGIGEVCMATFQKSYRLGNRPEWQRNSATFSGIIPFIGIHALDCIRWCTGREFTEVFGYCSNVAHPDMRDMEDQGQVLCKLDNGGTASARLDYCRPAAAPTHGDDRIRVAGNRGVIESTACGNRVTLIDAEKGEIELELPSAPEQQFVNFVRSVQGECACDVPAEDCFRMTEVVLKARASARKGITFPL; from the coding sequence ATGTCACTGAAAGTCGCCATCGCCGGCCTCAAGGGCCACCAGGGCACGATCACAAGCGGCATTCCGCTGATTGAGGGAGCGGCGCTTGTTGCAGTGTCCGACGACAACCCCGAGTCCCTGGCCAGCGTACCCAGCTGGCCATGCGCGAACGCGAACACTCGCACCTACACTGACTGGCGCGAGATGCTGGAGAATGAAGAGATCGATATTCTCGGCGAAGCCGGGGTGGACAGCGAGCGCCATCAGATCCTGATCGCTGCGGCCAGTAAGGGTATTCACTGCCTGTGCGAAAAGCCGCTCGTAAATGCTCTTCCGGACCTTGCGGATGTCCGGCGCGCGGTGGAAGAAAATGGCACTCACCTGTCGATGCTGCTCACGATGCGCTTTGAGCCTGCATATCGCCTGGTGCGCCAAGTCATTGCTGATGGCGGCATTGGTGAGGTCTGCATGGCGACGTTCCAGAAGTCTTATCGCCTGGGGAACCGGCCGGAGTGGCAGCGCAACAGCGCTACTTTCAGCGGGATCATCCCCTTCATCGGGATTCACGCGCTGGACTGCATTCGCTGGTGCACTGGCCGGGAGTTCACGGAGGTCTTCGGGTACTGCTCGAACGTGGCGCACCCGGACATGCGCGACATGGAGGACCAGGGACAGGTGCTCTGCAAACTGGACAATGGTGGCACAGCCTCGGCACGCCTGGACTACTGCCGTCCCGCTGCAGCGCCCACCCATGGTGACGACCGGATCCGAGTGGCTGGAAACAGGGGTGTCATCGAGTCCACTGCCTGCGGGAATCGGGTGACGCTCATCGACGCCGAGAAAGGTGAGATTGAGCTGGAACTGCCCAGCGCGCCGGAACAGCAGTTTGTCAACTTCGTCCGGAGCGTACAGGGCGAGTGTGCCTGCGACGTGCCGGCGGAAGACTGTTTCCGTATGACTGAGGTGGTGCTCAAAGCCCGGGCGAGCGCCCGGAAGGGGATCACCTTCCCGCTGTAG
- a CDS encoding phosphate ABC transporter ATP-binding protein, which translates to MAARTPEIQATHDVTRSRTAEASTAPVIKLSAQELSVYYGKFHALKGVSMDIPERQITALIGPSGCGKSTFLRCLNRMNDVLEGVRVEGRLLMDGVDIYDRRVDAVELRKRVGMVFQQPNPFPMSIFDNIAYGPRLHGERNRSRLAEIVENTLRGAALWDEVKDKLHQSAFSLSGGQQQRLCIARVMAVQPEVILMDEPCSALDPNATFRIEELMTQLKQDYTVIIVTHNMYQAARVSQKTGFFLLGELVEFDETSKIFKAPADKRTEDYVQGRFG; encoded by the coding sequence ATGGCGGCGCGGACGCCGGAGATACAGGCAACACACGACGTCACTCGATCCCGTACGGCCGAGGCATCGACAGCGCCGGTTATCAAGCTTTCCGCCCAGGAACTAAGCGTCTACTACGGCAAGTTCCATGCGCTCAAGGGCGTCAGCATGGACATCCCGGAGCGCCAGATCACCGCGCTCATCGGACCATCTGGTTGTGGAAAGTCCACATTCCTGCGCTGCCTGAACCGCATGAATGACGTGCTGGAGGGGGTTCGCGTCGAGGGCAGGCTCTTGATGGACGGCGTCGATATCTATGACCGGCGCGTGGACGCCGTGGAATTGCGCAAACGTGTGGGAATGGTGTTCCAGCAGCCCAACCCCTTCCCCATGTCCATCTTCGACAACATCGCATACGGTCCGCGCCTGCATGGAGAGCGGAACAGGTCTCGGCTCGCGGAGATCGTGGAGAATACCCTGCGAGGAGCCGCTCTTTGGGACGAGGTGAAGGACAAGCTGCACCAGTCGGCGTTTTCCCTTTCCGGCGGCCAACAGCAGCGCCTGTGCATTGCCCGCGTGATGGCTGTGCAGCCGGAAGTGATCCTGATGGATGAGCCTTGCTCAGCTCTCGACCCCAATGCTACCTTCCGCATCGAGGAGCTAATGACGCAACTGAAACAAGATTACACTGTCATTATTGTGACACACAATATGTACCAGGCAGCGCGCGTCTCCCAGAAGACTGGTTTCTTTCTCCTGGGAGAGCTCGTGGAGTTCGACGAGACTTCAAAGATCTTCAAGGCTCCCGCAGACAAACGCACGGAAGATTACGTTCAGGGAAGGTTCGGATAA
- a CDS encoding MBL fold metallo-hydrolase, translated as MSLTHARTWQPPIAARMPGAIALMFAFCLPTLCVAAEAPELKTFTLWQLKEQTRTQMMSYVIRTQTGKVIVIDGGTAGDAKHLAEHIAGLGNHVSLWILTHPHSDHTDALVSILQSPGEMRIDGIYASMPEREWVKTYANAEEWRVYERTCAVFEKTGRAPAELELGQEFLIDGVRIEILGIKNPEITANSINNQSVILKVTGADRSILFTGDLGREGGRKALAGPYADRLHADYIQMAHHGQNGVEEAFYQHVGANGCLWPTPIWLWNNDTGAGKGSGPWKTLEVRAWMEKLPIKRHYVTCLDGELIE; from the coding sequence ATGTCACTCACACACGCCCGGACATGGCAGCCACCGATAGCCGCCCGCATGCCAGGAGCAATCGCCCTCATGTTCGCATTCTGCCTGCCGACGCTCTGCGTGGCCGCTGAAGCCCCAGAGCTCAAGACCTTTACGCTCTGGCAACTCAAAGAACAGACGCGCACCCAGATGATGTCGTATGTCATTCGCACACAGACCGGGAAGGTCATCGTCATCGACGGCGGCACGGCGGGGGATGCGAAGCACCTGGCAGAGCACATCGCCGGTCTTGGCAACCACGTGTCGTTGTGGATTCTGACCCACCCGCACAGCGACCACACAGACGCTCTGGTATCCATCCTCCAGTCGCCCGGGGAGATGCGGATCGACGGCATCTACGCCTCCATGCCCGAAAGGGAATGGGTGAAGACATACGCCAATGCTGAGGAGTGGCGGGTGTACGAGCGCACTTGCGCGGTGTTCGAGAAGACAGGGCGAGCGCCCGCCGAACTGGAACTCGGGCAGGAGTTTCTTATCGACGGAGTGCGCATTGAGATTCTGGGCATCAAGAACCCCGAGATCACTGCGAACTCCATCAACAACCAGAGCGTCATCCTGAAGGTCACCGGAGCGGACCGAAGCATCCTTTTCACTGGCGATCTCGGCAGAGAGGGCGGGCGCAAAGCTCTTGCAGGCCCCTATGCCGACAGACTCCACGCCGACTATATCCAGATGGCGCACCACGGGCAAAATGGGGTCGAAGAGGCCTTCTACCAGCATGTTGGGGCTAATGGCTGTCTTTGGCCAACGCCGATCTGGCTCTGGAACAATGACACTGGCGCAGGCAAGGGTTCCGGCCCTTGGAAGACCCTGGAAGTGCGGGCCTGGATGGAGAAGCTGCCCATCAAGCGGCATTATGTGACCTGTCTGGATGGCGAGTTGATTGAGTGA
- a CDS encoding sugar phosphate isomerase/epimerase, producing the protein MKIGLSCIITPREWSFDETLSNAKAAGYEALELVITDEGEITLDTPASELERLSSRAKDAGIELTSVCPGFRNRPKDLMTNDEAVRLESIDNVRRALDVVKGLGVDTMLLTLGGLPAELYYNEAYANALRSMTTLAPYAEEVGVNLAIEYVWNRFLLSPMEFARFCDECASPRVGFFFDTGNMVIFGYPEHWARICGKHIQKVHFKDFKRPGTWTPLLEGDVDFPAVMAELRKVGYNDPVLSEVAPSTASLEETADAMRKILEM; encoded by the coding sequence ATGAAGATCGGACTGAGCTGCATTATCACCCCGCGTGAATGGAGCTTCGATGAGACCCTGTCTAATGCCAAGGCGGCGGGATACGAGGCCCTCGAACTCGTGATCACAGACGAGGGCGAAATCACGCTGGACACGCCGGCAAGTGAGCTGGAGAGACTGTCGAGCCGAGCGAAGGATGCGGGAATCGAACTGACCAGCGTCTGTCCCGGTTTCCGCAACAGGCCCAAGGACCTGATGACCAACGATGAAGCGGTGCGGCTGGAGAGCATCGACAATGTCCGCCGTGCGCTGGACGTTGTGAAGGGCCTGGGCGTTGATACCATGCTGCTCACCTTGGGCGGCTTGCCGGCAGAGCTCTACTATAACGAGGCCTACGCCAACGCCCTGCGCTCCATGACTACGCTGGCCCCGTATGCGGAAGAGGTCGGGGTCAATCTGGCGATAGAGTATGTGTGGAATAGGTTCCTGCTGAGCCCCATGGAGTTCGCGCGGTTCTGCGACGAATGCGCCAGCCCCCGGGTCGGGTTCTTCTTCGACACCGGCAACATGGTGATTTTTGGATATCCCGAACACTGGGCGCGCATCTGTGGCAAGCATATCCAGAAGGTGCACTTCAAGGACTTCAAGCGCCCCGGCACTTGGACCCCGCTGCTCGAGGGCGACGTAGACTTTCCGGCAGTCATGGCCGAACTGCGCAAGGTCGGCTACAATGACCCCGTGCTTTCTGAAGTCGCTCCCAGCACCGCGTCCCTCGAAGAGACTGCCGACGCGATGCGTAAGATCCTGGAAATGTAG
- the pstA gene encoding phosphate ABC transporter permease PstA, protein MNQSLAFGCLGLLALSIVVPAILIVWFVVAKGGSVVSVEFLTGMPKDGMTAGGIFPAIAGSVGLVLVTMVFAVPVGVLGAVYLSEYAKQGLLVRAIRIAIMNLAGVPSIVYGLFGMGVFVMVVMPAIINAFNLDPHEYSRSCLLAGAATLALLVLPMIITTTEEALRQVPQHQRHASLALGATKWQTIWRIVLPNAMPGILTGLVLAIGRAAGETAPILLTGAVFYMSSMPGAHDALFKPFMALPYHLFAIATQLPTAPDELKWGVALVLLTIVLGFNIIAVAMRTYLRKKRV, encoded by the coding sequence GTGAATCAGTCGCTGGCCTTCGGCTGCCTGGGCCTGCTGGCGCTGTCAATCGTGGTGCCCGCGATCCTGATAGTGTGGTTTGTTGTCGCAAAGGGTGGCTCCGTGGTCAGCGTGGAGTTTCTGACCGGCATGCCCAAGGACGGCATGACTGCAGGGGGGATCTTCCCAGCCATCGCGGGATCGGTCGGTCTCGTCCTGGTGACCATGGTCTTTGCGGTGCCAGTGGGTGTGCTGGGCGCAGTGTACCTGAGTGAGTACGCGAAACAGGGCCTGCTGGTACGCGCGATCCGCATCGCAATCATGAACCTTGCGGGGGTCCCATCCATCGTCTACGGTCTATTCGGGATGGGTGTTTTCGTGATGGTGGTCATGCCCGCAATCATCAACGCGTTCAATCTCGACCCCCACGAATACTCCCGCAGTTGCCTTCTCGCCGGTGCGGCGACCCTGGCCCTGCTGGTGCTTCCGATGATCATCACCACCACTGAGGAAGCCCTGCGCCAGGTGCCCCAGCACCAGCGCCACGCGAGTCTGGCACTCGGGGCCACCAAGTGGCAGACCATCTGGCGAATCGTGCTGCCTAATGCCATGCCAGGGATACTGACGGGTCTCGTTCTGGCGATCGGACGCGCGGCGGGTGAGACCGCACCGATTCTGCTCACGGGCGCTGTCTTCTACATGTCCAGCATGCCCGGTGCCCATGACGCGCTGTTCAAGCCCTTCATGGCCCTGCCGTATCACCTGTTTGCCATCGCAACTCAGCTTCCCACCGCCCCCGATGAACTGAAATGGGGCGTTGCTCTGGTGCTGCTGACCATTGTCCTGGGGTTCAACATCATTGCTGTTGCTATGCGCACTTACTTGCGCAAGAAGAGGGTCTGA